The window GTCGTCCTTGGTGAACCCCAAGCCCCAATAGGCCATCCCCAGCCCGAAGCTTCATCGTCCCTCTCCCGATTCCAGTGCTTCGCTGACTCGCCTGGTCAGCCGTTCCAGTCCGCGCAGCGGCCGGATCATCACGGTGAGGTCCGTGACGAGGCCGTCTGCGTCGATCTCCAGCAGGTCCACGCCCTCGAGCTGCAGCCCGTCGATCGACGCAGTGAACCGCAGCAGTTCGCGTCCCGGCTCGACCCACTCGTCGACATAGGCGAAGGCCTCCATCACCGAGGTCACCGCATCGAGCACCACGAGGGTAACCTCACGGCCGGCGTAGGGCGTATGAACTGCAGGGCTGCAGAAGCGCACCTCGGGGTGCAGGATCTGCTCCAGCGCGGCGATGTCGGCTCCCGCGAAGGCCGTCCTGAATGCGCTCATGTCTGCTC of the Nocardioides sp. genome contains:
- a CDS encoding nuclear transport factor 2 family protein, translating into MSAFRTAFAGADIAALEQILHPEVRFCSPAVHTPYAGREVTLVVLDAVTSVMEAFAYVDEWVEPGRELLRFTASIDGLQLEGVDLLEIDADGLVTDLTVMIRPLRGLERLTRRVSEALESGEGR